Proteins from a genomic interval of Calditrichota bacterium:
- the der gene encoding ribosome biogenesis GTPase Der, with protein MTMPRLSCVSAAHPYANTGTKPDCLLPLPTVAIVGRPNTGKSTLFNRILKRQLAVVDAAEGVTRDRHYAETEWDGVPFILIDTGGYTPPSESAELAAAVREQTLIAASEADILLFVADAQAGSDANEHELARIVQRRAAPVLFIANKIDDITRIGLAWEMPSYGLGDVHPLSARTGFQVAEMLDALTTRIRKMKPVLPEASAPEALSLAIIGAPNSGKSTLVNRLAGEDRMVVSDLPGTTRDAIDTIIQYHGERIRLVDTAGLRKRRLGQQGIEFYSTLRALNALQRCDVAVILIDASQGLTQGDIRLAQQAADAGTGVIVAVNKWDLAALSNAVPDPTLKSDPDRLADLWAKEWTSRASKLTWVPLLFTSGLTGRKAVNIIASALKVKAERSRRIPTPELNATITPLLQRSPPPAVKGRMVRLKYAAQVGTNPPSFAFFSSHANTVGDAYIRFAERLLRESYGFIGVPLRISFRNK; from the coding sequence ATGACAATGCCTCGCTTATCTTGTGTATCTGCAGCGCACCCATACGCCAATACCGGTACCAAACCAGATTGTCTTTTGCCTTTACCAACTGTTGCCATAGTCGGCCGCCCCAATACCGGAAAATCGACGCTCTTCAATCGCATCCTCAAGCGGCAGTTAGCCGTCGTAGATGCCGCAGAGGGGGTTACGCGCGACCGCCATTATGCCGAAACGGAGTGGGACGGCGTGCCGTTCATTCTGATCGACACCGGCGGTTATACTCCCCCTTCGGAGAGCGCTGAGTTGGCCGCAGCGGTTCGCGAGCAGACCCTCATCGCGGCCAGTGAGGCCGATATCCTCCTCTTTGTAGCCGACGCGCAAGCCGGGTCGGATGCCAATGAGCACGAACTGGCGCGCATCGTACAGCGTCGCGCTGCGCCGGTTCTGTTCATTGCCAACAAGATTGACGACATCACCCGGATCGGGCTGGCTTGGGAGATGCCCTCCTACGGGCTCGGCGACGTCCATCCGCTTTCGGCACGGACCGGTTTCCAGGTTGCCGAGATGCTCGATGCCCTGACTACTCGCATCCGGAAGATGAAGCCGGTCCTGCCCGAGGCTTCGGCACCGGAGGCGCTCTCGCTCGCCATTATCGGCGCTCCCAACAGCGGCAAGTCAACCCTCGTCAACCGTTTGGCCGGCGAAGATCGTATGGTCGTCTCGGACCTTCCCGGCACCACGCGCGATGCCATCGACACGATAATCCAATATCACGGCGAACGCATCCGGCTCGTCGATACGGCCGGCTTGCGCAAACGACGGCTCGGTCAGCAGGGCATCGAGTTCTATTCCACATTAAGGGCTTTGAATGCCCTCCAGCGATGCGATGTGGCGGTGATCCTGATCGACGCCTCCCAAGGTCTCACCCAGGGCGACATCCGCCTGGCGCAGCAGGCTGCTGATGCCGGCACAGGCGTCATTGTAGCGGTCAACAAGTGGGATTTGGCGGCTCTGTCGAACGCTGTTCCCGATCCAACGCTGAAGTCTGATCCCGACCGTCTGGCAGACCTCTGGGCAAAGGAGTGGACATCCCGTGCTTCGAAACTGACGTGGGTGCCGTTACTCTTCACCTCTGGTTTGACTGGTCGTAAAGCCGTCAACATCATCGCATCAGCTTTGAAAGTAAAGGCTGAGAGATCGCGTCGGATTCCGACGCCCGAACTGAACGCGACGATCACCCCGCTCCTGCAGCGTTCTCCGCCGCCTGCCGTAAAGGGACGAATGGTGCGCCTGAAGTATGCCGCGCAGGTGGGGACGAACCCTCCGTCATTCGCCTTCTTTTCAAGTCACGCGAACACCGTCGGCGACGCCTATATCCGTTTTGCCGAGCGACTCCTGAGGGAGTCCTACGGCTTCATTGGAGTCCCCCTTCGCATCTCTTTTCGCAACAAGTAA
- a CDS encoding response regulator: protein MTPESPSATAMGNLVLLAEDEWLLRWSLERALTRRGFQVIAAETSRAALDAVAKHEFAWFISDYKMPDMDGLTALGEGHRMRTSMKLLLMTAYGTPEIERTALQMGARYLAKPFEIEKIVEIISGN, encoded by the coding sequence GTGACGCCCGAATCCCCTTCCGCTACTGCTATGGGCAATCTGGTGCTGCTGGCTGAAGATGAATGGCTTCTGCGGTGGTCGCTCGAACGCGCCTTGACCCGCCGTGGTTTTCAGGTTATTGCCGCTGAAACCAGCCGGGCTGCGCTCGATGCCGTGGCCAAGCATGAGTTCGCCTGGTTCATCAGTGACTACAAGATGCCGGATATGGATGGCTTGACCGCTCTTGGTGAAGGCCACCGGATGCGCACCTCGATGAAGTTGCTCCTGATGACCGCCTATGGCACCCCCGAGATCGAGCGGACGGCGCTGCAGATGGGCGCAAGATACCTCGCCAAGCCCTTCGAGATCGAAAAAATCGTCGAGATCATCTCCGGCAATTAG
- a CDS encoding carboxypeptidase regulatory-like domain-containing protein, translating to MARGVYRGNGNRWVEIRTRLTLLSEEGPEVTIDAGSRSAEEAGMSRLSTRTSLEPDADVVDIGYHYNPDDFSFNNIIFGYVTDFATDEPLEGAVVRIDNGRQTTSDAEGYYQFIRPLIGDFVISASAPGYNEEVFGGQRIGETDSLQIDFALLHPEFALAPEEINIELIQGSRVEESLTLVNAGNGPLEWTVRKHLPEDQKLASLTQEGSLPAAQGAGADQLTALTFAAGSFYVAGSSEGARWIYALDPGGERFAQFRQLGCSRDGMSGLTWDGNWLWGVDDDTVYAFDRAGNLQRRFPSPLAGSRYVAVVRSGAVQILLLAGIETDVVGCDVIGNSLGPLIDRQGLSIGGMALLPEDKGDDTLLVLHQPPGGSSVS from the coding sequence GTGGCGCGCGGTGTCTATCGCGGCAATGGCAACCGCTGGGTCGAGATTCGCACCCGGTTAACGCTCCTTTCTGAGGAAGGTCCCGAAGTAACTATCGACGCCGGCAGCAGGTCCGCTGAAGAGGCTGGTATGAGCCGTCTCTCGACGCGTACCAGTCTGGAACCTGATGCAGACGTCGTCGATATCGGCTACCACTACAACCCGGACGATTTTTCCTTCAATAACATCATCTTCGGCTACGTTACCGACTTTGCCACCGACGAGCCGCTCGAAGGCGCTGTCGTCAGGATCGACAACGGCCGCCAGACAACCTCCGACGCTGAGGGATACTACCAGTTCATTCGCCCGTTGATAGGCGACTTCGTCATCAGCGCATCGGCTCCGGGCTACAATGAAGAGGTCTTCGGCGGACAGCGGATCGGCGAGACCGACTCCCTCCAGATAGACTTCGCCTTACTTCATCCGGAATTCGCTCTTGCGCCTGAGGAGATCAACATCGAACTAATCCAGGGTAGTCGCGTCGAGGAATCGCTCACTCTGGTCAATGCCGGCAACGGCCCACTGGAGTGGACCGTTCGCAAGCACCTGCCGGAAGACCAGAAACTTGCCTCGCTCACTCAGGAGGGCAGTCTGCCTGCCGCCCAAGGCGCAGGTGCCGATCAGTTGACCGCGCTCACCTTCGCCGCGGGGAGTTTCTATGTGGCTGGATCGTCCGAAGGCGCGAGATGGATCTACGCTCTCGATCCGGGTGGCGAGCGTTTCGCTCAGTTTCGTCAGTTGGGCTGCTCGCGTGATGGAATGAGCGGACTTACTTGGGACGGCAACTGGCTCTGGGGCGTCGATGACGACACCGTCTATGCCTTCGACCGCGCCGGCAACCTGCAGCGGAGATTTCCTTCGCCGCTCGCAGGATCCCGGTATGTTGCCGTGGTTCGGTCTGGTGCTGTTCAGATACTTCTGCTGGCCGGGATAGAGACTGATGTAGTTGGCTGCGACGTTATCGGCAATTCGCTCGGACCGTTGATCGACAGACAGGGTTTAAGCATTGGCGGTATGGCGCTGCTGCCCGAAGATAAAGGTGATGATACCTTGCTCGTCCTGCATCAGCCCCCTGGCGGCTCAAGCGTGTCATAA
- a CDS encoding T9SS type A sorting domain-containing protein, with the protein MIPCSSCISPLAAQACHKIGMATGDTLRWGVLEAEEGGRPLGLALANGLSPSVINLIAIQEVSNDPGTDRITIWRAGSDVSWLAALPRSSTLRAGGERRIGFTFDGQSLPVGVWRARLLFGHNALPFRSEIPVTLTVLEPDLAPLSDILPLSPATMKVSPNPFNGSLTLIMELPTGSRVAIDLLDLQGRVIAVLYEDFVPAGRKAVACDIGNVAAGLYIIRMTHSKGQVLTRVVLVK; encoded by the coding sequence ATGATACCTTGCTCGTCCTGCATCAGCCCCCTGGCGGCTCAAGCGTGTCATAAGATCGGTATGGCGACAGGCGATACGCTGCGCTGGGGCGTTCTCGAAGCCGAAGAAGGCGGTCGTCCGCTCGGACTCGCGCTGGCTAATGGCCTCTCGCCCTCGGTCATCAATTTGATCGCCATCCAGGAGGTATCGAACGACCCCGGCACCGACCGCATTACCATATGGCGGGCAGGGTCCGATGTCAGTTGGCTTGCGGCTTTGCCTCGATCCAGCACCCTCCGCGCCGGGGGAGAGCGACGGATTGGATTCACCTTCGATGGCCAGTCACTCCCGGTCGGCGTCTGGCGCGCCCGGCTTCTCTTCGGGCACAATGCACTTCCCTTTCGCAGCGAAATCCCGGTAACACTCACCGTTCTTGAGCCTGATCTTGCGCCTCTGTCTGACATCTTACCCCTCAGTCCAGCAACGATGAAGGTCAGTCCGAATCCGTTCAACGGCTCGCTGACCTTGATTATGGAACTTCCAACCGGGAGCCGGGTCGCCATCGATCTGCTCGACCTCCAGGGTCGGGTCATCGCAGTGCTCTATGAGGATTTCGTTCCCGCCGGACGGAAGGCTGTGGCATGTGATATCGGGAATGTCGCCGCCGGGCTCTACATCATCCGGATGACGCACTCTAAGGGGCAGGTATTGACCCGGGTGGTTCTTGTGAAGTAG